The following are from one region of the Salvia splendens isolate huo1 chromosome 2, SspV2, whole genome shotgun sequence genome:
- the LOC121792695 gene encoding zinc finger HIT domain-containing protein 3-like isoform X2, producing MGQKKCQVCDDAESKYKCPTCLITYCSVACFKKHKEVPCQKTESVKEEKVYPSSTTNNNKPTPSSTINDNQPPPNSTTNDSQPPYVDEPSEVLQESQLQSVASSNEIRDLVKNEKLQKLIHSIDCSADPESELDKAMEEESFSQFAEKILSTIVPGA from the exons ATGGGGCAAAAGAAATGTCAAGTGTGTGATGACGCAGAATCCAAGTACAAGTGCCCTACTTGCTTAATAACCTA TTGTTCTGTGGCCTGCTTCAAGAAACACAAAG AAGTTCCTTGCCAGAAGACAGAATCTGTAAAGGAAGAAAAAGTTT ATCCTAGTTCAACAACAAATAATAACAAACCAACTCCTAGTTCAACGATAAATGATAACCAACCACCTCCTAATTCAACAACAAATGATAGCCAGCCACCTTATGTGGATGAGCCAAGTGAGGTGTTGCAAGAGTCACAACTGCAGTCTGTTG CTTCATCCAATGAAATTCGTGATTTGGTAAAGAATGAAAAGCTTCAGAAACTGATACACAGCATTGATTGCTCTGCAGATCCTGAGAGC GAGCTTGATAAAGCCATGGAGGAGGAATCATTTAGTCAATTTGCAGAAAAG ATCTTGTCTACCATAGTCCCTGGTGCTTGA
- the LOC121792699 gene encoding photosystem I reaction center subunit IV A, chloroplastic-like, whose protein sequence is MASSSIASAACGFVLAQNVSSNTSTLKANMVCFSTKNSRSSRLVVRAAEEAAKPAEAAAATAEAPAEAPKVVKPPPVGPPRGSKVRILRKESYWYKGVGSVVAVDQDPKTRYPVVVRFNKVNYANVSTNNYALDEVEAVA, encoded by the exons atggcaAGCAGCAGCATAGCATCAGCTGCATGTGGATTTGTGTTGGCACAAAATGTGTCATCAAACACAAGCACTCTTAAGGCCAACATGGTCTGCTTCTCTACCAAGAACAGCAGAAGCTCTAGGCTCGTTGTAAGGGCGGCGGAAGAGGCCGCAAAACCAGCGGAAGCGGCTGCCGCCACCGCCGAAGCCCCGGCTGAAGCACCTAAAGTAGTCAAGCCGCCGCCAGTTGGCCCCCCAAGAGGCTCTAAG GTGAGAATCCTTAGGAAGGAATCATACTGGTACAAGGGCGTTGGTTCGGTTGTTGCTGTTGATCAG GACCCAAAGACTCGGTACCCAGTGGTGGTGCGGTTCAACAAAGTGAACTACGCAAATGTATCTACAAACAACTACGCTTTGGATGAAGTGGAAGCCGTTGCATGA
- the LOC121792684 gene encoding uncharacterized protein LOC121792684 has protein sequence MEKVQLGSSSPEGLNCYENPSRPTQIVVLKPTRKKACNDMTVASPHSEQPMMLRREDFFTHIEEGEDQESRDVAKGIAQQMHAKYSQHHKNENLISSVLLNDYVGDDSSFNKLEHGYIGDNLCHSEAMSPVSKLSGDYVDMLSPYSTSTSSRPSYSPESSVSREAKKRLSERWAMMPSNEIVQEQKQYQRSSSTLGEMLALTVIKPLYSHGEGGSSSQESRDFDFLVVNDWRRDEAMDNPPRNLMRSKSVPVSGWFGTRLNIGSSVSGEEKSESYEDRKVSAKSSLKGNLILSTAAKKADKEMSLVSHTKDGFYLHPEGIDRTVGLNDKGSIHAFSPLEPSRTAPSSESICAKMMSPEMCNGQHYFVPTKFN, from the exons ATGGAGAAAGTTCAACTAGGAAGTTCCTCTCCTGAAGGTCTTAATTGTTACGAAAATCCCTCTCGGCCGACACAAATTGTAGTTTTAAAACctacacgtaagaaagcatgtAACGATATGACTGTGGCTTCTCCTCATTCAGAACAACCAATGATGCTGCGAAGGGAAGACTTCTTTACGCATATTGAAGAGGGCGAGGATCAAGAATCAAGAGATGTAGCAAAAGGAATCGCTCAACAAATGCATGCCAAATATAGCCAGCatcacaaaaatgaaaacttgATTTCGTCGGTATTATTGAATGACTACGTAGGTGATGATAGCTCATTTAATAAATTAGAGCATGGTTACATCGGTGATAATCTCTGTCATTCAGAGGCCATGTCACCTGTATCTAAGCTTTCTGGGGATTATGTTGATATGCTTAGCCCTTACTCTACCTCTACTTCATCTCGGCCATCTTATTCTCCAGAATCATCAGTTAGCAGAGAAGCGAAGAAACGTCTTTCTGAAAGATGGGCCATGATGCCATCTAATGAGATTGTTCAAGAACAAAAGCAATATCAGAGAAGCTCCAGCACATTGGGTGAAATGCTTGCTTTAACTGTGATAAAGCCATTGtattctcatggcgaaggaggCAGTTCAAGCCAGGAATCTAGGGACTTCGATTTTCTCGTTGTTAATGATTGGAGAAGAGATGAAGCAATGGATAATCCACCAAGAAATCTGATGAGGTCAAAATCTGTTCCGGTATCTGGTTGGTTTGGAACTAGGTTGAATATTGGCAGTTCAGTTTCAGGAGAGGAGAAATCAGAATCTTATGAGGATAGAAAAGTAAGTGCTAAATCATCACTCAAAGGAAACTTGATTCTCTCGACGGCGGCCAAAAAAGCCGATAAAGAAATGTCTCTAGTGTCCCATACCAAAGATGGCTTTTACTTGCATCCTGAAGGCATTGATAGGACGGTAGGTCTTAATGACAAAGGGTCCATTCATGCTTTTTCACCGTTAGAACCATCAAGAACAGCACCGTCCTCTGAATCTATTTGCGCAAAGATGATGTCTCCTGAG ATGTGTAACGGTCAACACTATTTCGTACCCACCAAATTTAATTGA
- the LOC121792695 gene encoding zinc finger HIT domain-containing protein 3-like isoform X1: MGQKKCQVCDDAESKYKCPTCLITYCSVACFKKHKEVPCQKTESVKEEKVSDPSSTTNNNKPTPSSTINDNQPPPNSTTNDSQPPYVDEPSEVLQESQLQSVASSNEIRDLVKNEKLQKLIHSIDCSADPESELDKAMEEESFSQFAEKILSTIVPGA; encoded by the exons ATGGGGCAAAAGAAATGTCAAGTGTGTGATGACGCAGAATCCAAGTACAAGTGCCCTACTTGCTTAATAACCTA TTGTTCTGTGGCCTGCTTCAAGAAACACAAAG AAGTTCCTTGCCAGAAGACAGAATCTGTAAAGGAAGAAAAAGTTT CAGATCCTAGTTCAACAACAAATAATAACAAACCAACTCCTAGTTCAACGATAAATGATAACCAACCACCTCCTAATTCAACAACAAATGATAGCCAGCCACCTTATGTGGATGAGCCAAGTGAGGTGTTGCAAGAGTCACAACTGCAGTCTGTTG CTTCATCCAATGAAATTCGTGATTTGGTAAAGAATGAAAAGCTTCAGAAACTGATACACAGCATTGATTGCTCTGCAGATCCTGAGAGC GAGCTTGATAAAGCCATGGAGGAGGAATCATTTAGTCAATTTGCAGAAAAG ATCTTGTCTACCATAGTCCCTGGTGCTTGA
- the LOC121792691 gene encoding tetraspanin-18-like, with translation MRTPCSHTCLAFILKFLNFLNAFVGVVIIIYCAYVLNQLHHHPPPNDSGFRPISGVFSPDDALSSNFSSLPAPWFTYAFLATGILIVFISFVGFIGAEAISGCCLCFYAVLTTVFILSEVGLVIFIALDRQWEKDIPSDPTGELDRLWTFINDNADVFMWVGIVILSVQVLSVLLAVVLISLVSSQNEDDDLEGEYGFRNSSREPLVSPYSGQASGSARGDSDIWSLRMREKYGLNTTTSSSSDAKPKFGESKSISR, from the exons ATGCGAACGCCATGTTCCCATACATGTCTAGCTTTCATCCTCAAATTCCTCAATTTCCTCAACGCATTTGTGGGTGTTGTCATAattatatattgtgcatatgtGCTTAATCAATTGCATCACCACCCTCCGCCTAATGATTCCGGATTCCGCCCTATCTCCGGTGTCTTTAGCCCTGACGATGCGCTCAGCTCCAATTTCAGCTCTCTCCCAGCTCCTTG GTTTACATATGCATTTTTGGCAACTGGGATTTTGATAGTCTTCATCAGTTTCGTTGGATTCATTGGTGCGGAGGCCATCAGCGGCTGTTGCCTTTGCTTT TATGCTGTACTCACTACCGTATTCATTTTATCGGAAGTGGGTTTAGTGATCTTCATTGCTCTTGATCGCCAATGGGAGAAG GATATCCCATCTGATCCCACTGGAGAACTTGACAGATTGTGGACCTTCATCAATGATAATGCTGATGTCTTTATGTGGGTTGGCATTGTTATTCTTAGTGTACAG GTCTTATCTGTACTTCTTGCTGTAGTGCTGATATCCTTGGTTTCTAGTCAGAATGAAGATGACGATCTTGAGGGAGAGTATGGATTCCGTAATAGCAGTAGGGAACCATTGGTCAGTCCATATTCAGGCCAAGCATCTGGTTCAGCTAGAGGTGATTCTGATATCTGGAGTTTAAGGATGAGAGAAAAG TATGGACTTAATACCAccaccagcagcagcagcgacgCGAAACCAAAATTTGGTGAATCCAAAAGCATCAGCAGATGA